From the genome of Polynucleobacter sp. AM-7D1:
TTGAACGACTTAGCAAAAATTAACTTGCCAGAAGTTGACTTGTTAGTTTTGAGAGCGCATGGTTTTGCTGGTGAGCAAATCAATGCAGTCAAAGTAATTAAGACTGGTGAATTGTCGATTGCTGTGACCCTTAAAGGTATTACAGCAACAGCGGGTGCGAAAGCAGCTATTGAAGCAGCTGGCGGCAAATTGGTTGACTTGGTTTAATTAGTTCTTAGCAGCCGATGGCATTAGCACCTACCAACACAGCGAGTATTGCTCAATCAGGAGGCAAGTATGGCGAATTACGCCAACGCTTGATATTCCTGGTTTTGGCTTTGCTCGTCTTCCGTTTGGGAGCGCATATTCCTGTTCCAGGTATTGATCCTGACCAATTGGCTCAATTGTTCTCAGGCCAAAAAGACGGCATCTTGGGTATGTTTAACCTGTTCTCAGGTGGTGCTTTATCTCGCTTTACCGTATTTGCTTTGGGAATCATGCCGTACATTTCTGCATCGATCATCATGCAGTTAATGACGATTGTTGTACCTTCATTAGAGGCATTGAAAAAAGAAGGTCAAGCAGGTCAACGTAAGATTACTCAGTACACACGTTATGGCACTGTTGTTTTGGCAACATTCCAAGCTTTGGGAATCTCTGTTGCACTACAGGCTCAGCCAGGCTTAGTTATCAACCCAGGTTTGATGTTTGAATTGAATACCGTGGTAACTCTGGTTACTGGCACGATGTTCCTGATGTGGCTCGGTGAGCAGATCACGGAGCGCGGACTTGGTAATGGCATCTCTATTATTATTTTTGGCGGTATTGTTTCTGGCTTGCCATCTGCAATTGGTAGCTTGCTTGAATTAGTGCGTACCGGCTCCATGAATATCTTGTCAGCATTGCTGATCGTTGTGGTCTGTATTGCGGTGACTTATTTTGTAGTGTTTGTAGAGCGTGGTCAGCGCCGTATTTTGGTGAACTACGCTAAGCGTCAAGTTGGTAACAAGGTATATGGCGGTCAGTCTTCATACTTCCCATTGAAGTTGAACATGGCTGGCGTTATCCCCCCAATTTTTGCTTCATCTATTATTTTGTTCCCTGCAACGATTGCTGGCTGGTTTACTTCTGGCGAGCCAACCAATATGTTCAGCAGAGTGATTAAAGATTTGGCGGCTACATTGGCTCCAGGTCAGCCTGTTTATACAATTTTGTACGCAGCTGCAATTATTTTCTTCTGCTTTTTCTATACAGCCTTGGTATTCAATAGCCGTGAAACTGCAGATAACTTGAAGAAGAGTGGTGCCTTTGTTCCAGGTATTCGTCCTGGTGATCAGACTGGTCGTTATATCGACAAGATCTTGGTTCGTTTGACATTGGCTGGTGCAATTTATATGGTTTTGGTTTGCTTGTTACCAGAATTCTTGGTGTTGAAGTACAACGTGCCATTCTATTTTGGCGGTACTTCATTGTTGATTATTGTCGTTGTTGCAATGGATTTCATGGCTCAAGTTCAGTCATTCGTAATGCAACAACAATATGGTTCTTTGATGAAAAAAGCTAACTTTAAGATGGGCGCTTAACTGAATGTCTAAAGACGATGTAATTCAGATGGCGGGAGAAATTATTGAGAATTTGCCGAACGCAATGTTTCGCGTGAAGCTAGAGAACGGACATGTGGTTCTAGGGCACATTTCTGGAAAGATGAGGATGCATTACATCCGCATATTGCCAGGAGATAAGGTGACGGTGGAGATGACTCCTTACGACCTGACCCGCGCCAGAATCATTTTCCGAGCGAAGTAAAGATTAAGTAGTACCTATTTTTTTAGAGGTGAGTTATGAAAGTTTTAGCATCCGTTAAGTGTATTTGCAGAAATTGCAAGATCATTAAGCGCAAACGCGTTGTGCGCGTGATCTGTTCTTCAGACGCACGTCATAAGCAGCGTCAAGGCTGATCTGGTTAATTAAGAGGAAATCTCATGGCACGTATCGCTGGGGTAAACATCCCAAATCATCAACATACTGTTATCGGTTTAACAGCAATTTTTGGCATCGGCACAACTCGTGCTCGCAAAATTTGTGAAACCACAGGTGTTGCAATCGACAAAAAAGTTAAAGATCTTACTGACGGTGACTTGGAAAAGTTGCGTGATGAGGTAGGTAAATTCATCACTGAAGGTGACCTTCGTCGTGAAGTAACGATGAGCATCAAGCGTTTGATGGACTTAGGCTGCTATCGTGGCGTTCGTCATCGTAAGGGCTTGCCTGTACGTGGTCAACGTACTAAGACTAACGCGCGTACCCGCAAGGGCCCACGTAAGTCTGGCGTGCAACTCAAGAAATAATCAAGAAAGTTTATTGACATGGCAAAACAACAATCCGCTTCTGCAGCTTCACAGCGCGCACGTAAGAAGGTTAAAAAGAACGTTGCAGACGGTATTGCACACGTTCACGCTTCTTTTAATAACACCATTATTACGATCACTGATCGCCAAGGTAATGCGCTTTCATGGGCAACATCTGGTGGCCAGGGCTTCAAGGGCTCACGTAAATCAACACCTTTTGCTGCTCAGGTAGCCGCTGAAGTTGCTGGTAAGACAGCTATTGAATGCGGTATCAAGAATTTGGAAGTTCAGATCAAAGGCCCAGGCCCAGGTCGTGAATCAGCAGTGCGTGCATTGAACTCATTGGGAATCAAGATCACTGAGATTCAAGACGTAACTCCAGTTCCACACAATGGTTGCCGTCCTCCTAAGCGTCGTCGTATCTAAGCTTGGATCTTGGCATTACAACAGTTTTAGTAGTTTTTTATTAAAGCCCACCGTTCATCTGAATTAAAGGGTGAACTCACCGTCGGTCGTAAGACTGCGGCAAAGAAAGGAAAGCATCGTGGCACGTTACTTAGGGCCTAAGGCCAAATTAGCACGTCGGGAAGGTACCGACTTATTTTTAAAGAGCGCACGTCGCGCCCTGTCAGACAAGTGCAAGTTAGATACTAAGCCTGGTCAACATGGCCGTACATCTGGCTCAAGAACATCTGATTACGGTAATCAATTGCGTGAAAAGCAAAAGGTTAAGCGTATCTATGGCGTATTAGAGCGTCAATTCCGTCGTTACTTCGCAGAAGCTGAGCGTCGTAAGGGCAACACTGGTGAAACATTGCTCCAGTTGCTTGAGTCACGTTTAGACAACGTGGTGTATCGCATGGGCTTTGGTTCAACACGCGCTGAAGCACGTCAGTTAGTTTCTCATTGCGCAATTTTGCTCAATGGCAGCCCAGTAAACATTCCATCTATTCAGGTTAAGCCTGGTGATGTTGTTGCGATTCGTGAAAAAGCGAAGAAGCAAGCGCGTATTACAGAATCACTCAATTTAGTTGGGCAAATGGCAGCTGTTACTTGGGTTTCAGTTGATGCAGCCAAGCTCGAGGGAACATTTAAGCAAGTGCCTGACCGTGAAGACATTAGCGGCGAAATTAATGAAAGTTTGATCGTCGAATTGTATTCACGCTAATTAGCACTCTCAAGGAAAAAATATGCAAACAAATTTGCTCAAGCCAAAAATTATTTCTGTTGAAGCGCTTACCGCCAACCAAGCTAAGGTTGTTATGGAGCCGTTCGAGCGTGGCTATGGCCACACACTCGGAAATGCATTACGTCGTGTTTTGTTGTCCTCGATGGTTGGTTATGCACCAACTGAAGTAGCTATTGCAGGTGTGGTTCATGAGTACTCCACATTAGACGGAGTTCAAGAGGATGTAGTTAACCTTTTGTTGAACCTCAAAGGTATCGTATTTAAGTTGCAGTCGCGTGACGAAGTTACTATCAATTTGCGTAAAGAAGGTCCAGGCGTTGTTACAGCAAAAGATATCGACTTGCCACACGATGTAGAAATCATTAACCCTGATCACGTTATCGCTCACTTATCAGCTGGTGGTAAGTTGGATATGCAGATCAAGGTTGAAAAAGGTCGTGGCTATGTACCAGGCAATATGCGTCAATACCATGACGAAGCTACCAAAATCATTGGTCGCATCGTATTGGATGCCTCATTTAGCCCAGTAAGCCGTGTTAGCTATGCTGTTGAGTCTGCTCGTGTTGAGCAGCGTACCGACCTCGATCGTCTCGTTATGACTATCGAAACCAACGGTGTGTTGTCTCCTGAAGAGGCGATTCGTCAAGCCGCTACTATTTTGGTCGATCAGTTAGTTGTATTCGCAGCCCTCGAAAGCAGCGAAGTTTCTGGTGATCTCGCGCCAAGCCGCTCTTCAATGGTTGATCCAATGTTGATGCGTCCGGTTGATGATCTCGAACTCACAGTGCGCTCTGCAAACTGCTTGAAGGCTGAGAATATTTACTACATCGGTGACTTGATTCAACGTACAGAGAATGAATTGTTGAAGACGCCTAATCTAGGTCGTAAATCTTTGAATGAAATTAAAGATGTATTGGCGGCTCGTGGCTTAAGTCTTGGCATGAAACTCGAAAGCTGGCCTCCAGCTAACCTCGAGAAATAATTAGAAAGGAAGCATCATGCGTCACGGAAACGGCTTACGCAAACTAAACAGAACATCTTCACATCGCTTGGCGATGCTGCGCAACATGTCCAATTCACTCTTGGAGCACGAAGTCATTAAAACGACTTTGCCAAAAGCTAAGGAATTGCGCATGGTTGTTGAGCCTTTGATTACCTTGGGTAAAAAAGATAACTTAGCAAATCGTCGCTTAGCATTCAATCGCACACGCGATCGCGATATCGTGACCAAACTCTTCACAGAGCTTGGCCCACGTTACGCAACTCGTCCAGGTGGCTACCTTCGTATTTTGAAGTTTGGCTTCCGTCATGGTGATAATGCACCTATGGCTTTGGTTGAGTTAGTTGATCGCCCAGAAGTTGAAGAAATAGCAGTAGCTGAGGAGGCTTAAGCCTTTTAGTTAGATTAAAAGCCAGGCTCCGGTCTGGCTTTTTTCATTTATACGCTTATAAATACAGTATGACCCTAGATAAACCTACTGAATTGCTGATTGTTGTCACCACTTTTGTATCACTAGAGGATGCCAAGAAAATGGCTCACCAGTTAGTTGAAAGCCGCCTGGTTGCGTGCGTACAAATTCAAGAGGGGATCCATTCCATCTATCGATGGGAGGGCAAGATTTGCGAAGCAAATGAAATCATGCTATCAGCAAAAACAGTTACAAATAAATGGATAGATGTTTCTAATTTCATCAAAAGTCATCATCCTTATGATTTGCCCGAGGTAATAGCTTATGCCCCTGAGAAATACGAAGCCCACTATGGCAAGTGGGTAGAGTCCGAGGTAAAGTGACATTCATGAGATTGATTAGTAAATTCATTCCGGCAATAGCTGCATTCTTCTTCATTGTTGGTAATACTTTTGCAGCCCCTGAATTTCTTCCTCCTGAGAAAGCATTTCAAGCTGAGGCAACATGGGCGCTCAATACGAATGACATTGAGTTGGAAATTTTTCCAGCCAAGGGTTATTACATCTATCAAGAATCCCTGCATTTCAAGATAGGCTCCGAGCCCAATAAATTAGGGCTTGTAAAGGCATCACTGCCTGCTGGCATTGAGAAGTTTGATGAAACTTTTCAAAAGAAGATGCAGGTTTATAAGCAGGCATTTCTTCTGACATTGGACAAAAAAGCCGAAGTAGGAAAGCCTCTATATCTAGAGTTGGAATTGCAAGGATGTGCTGAAGCGGGTATTTGCTATCCGCCCATGACGCTCAAATTTTTGCTTGCAGGCCCCGGTGTAAAGGCTAGACCGATACCAGAGGTATTGGAGGGGGTAAGTAATTCGCCTAAAAAAGAATTTGGCTTGATGGATGTATGGCGTGAGCGAGATGATGTGAATGCCATTACGCGTTTTTTAGATAGCACTCCAACTGCCTATTTATTTTT
Proteins encoded in this window:
- the rpoA gene encoding DNA-directed RNA polymerase subunit alpha yields the protein MQTNLLKPKIISVEALTANQAKVVMEPFERGYGHTLGNALRRVLLSSMVGYAPTEVAIAGVVHEYSTLDGVQEDVVNLLLNLKGIVFKLQSRDEVTINLRKEGPGVVTAKDIDLPHDVEIINPDHVIAHLSAGGKLDMQIKVEKGRGYVPGNMRQYHDEATKIIGRIVLDASFSPVSRVSYAVESARVEQRTDLDRLVMTIETNGVLSPEEAIRQAATILVDQLVVFAALESSEVSGDLAPSRSSMVDPMLMRPVDDLELTVRSANCLKAENIYYIGDLIQRTENELLKTPNLGRKSLNEIKDVLAARGLSLGMKLESWPPANLEK
- the secY gene encoding preprotein translocase subunit SecY, encoding MALAPTNTASIAQSGGKYGELRQRLIFLVLALLVFRLGAHIPVPGIDPDQLAQLFSGQKDGILGMFNLFSGGALSRFTVFALGIMPYISASIIMQLMTIVVPSLEALKKEGQAGQRKITQYTRYGTVVLATFQALGISVALQAQPGLVINPGLMFELNTVVTLVTGTMFLMWLGEQITERGLGNGISIIIFGGIVSGLPSAIGSLLELVRTGSMNILSALLIVVVCIAVTYFVVFVERGQRRILVNYAKRQVGNKVYGGQSSYFPLKLNMAGVIPPIFASSIILFPATIAGWFTSGEPTNMFSRVIKDLAATLAPGQPVYTILYAAAIIFFCFFYTALVFNSRETADNLKKSGAFVPGIRPGDQTGRYIDKILVRLTLAGAIYMVLVCLLPEFLVLKYNVPFYFGGTSLLIIVVVAMDFMAQVQSFVMQQQYGSLMKKANFKMGA
- the rpmJ gene encoding 50S ribosomal protein L36, with translation MKVLASVKCICRNCKIIKRKRVVRVICSSDARHKQRQG
- the rpsD gene encoding 30S ribosomal protein S4, with translation MARYLGPKAKLARREGTDLFLKSARRALSDKCKLDTKPGQHGRTSGSRTSDYGNQLREKQKVKRIYGVLERQFRRYFAEAERRKGNTGETLLQLLESRLDNVVYRMGFGSTRAEARQLVSHCAILLNGSPVNIPSIQVKPGDVVAIREKAKKQARITESLNLVGQMAAVTWVSVDAAKLEGTFKQVPDREDISGEINESLIVELYSR
- the rplQ gene encoding 50S ribosomal protein L17, producing MRHGNGLRKLNRTSSHRLAMLRNMSNSLLEHEVIKTTLPKAKELRMVVEPLITLGKKDNLANRRLAFNRTRDRDIVTKLFTELGPRYATRPGGYLRILKFGFRHGDNAPMALVELVDRPEVEEIAVAEEA
- the rpsK gene encoding 30S ribosomal protein S11, encoding MAKQQSASAASQRARKKVKKNVADGIAHVHASFNNTIITITDRQGNALSWATSGGQGFKGSRKSTPFAAQVAAEVAGKTAIECGIKNLEVQIKGPGPGRESAVRALNSLGIKITEIQDVTPVPHNGCRPPKRRRI
- the cutA gene encoding divalent-cation tolerance protein CutA, with protein sequence MTLDKPTELLIVVTTFVSLEDAKKMAHQLVESRLVACVQIQEGIHSIYRWEGKICEANEIMLSAKTVTNKWIDVSNFIKSHHPYDLPEVIAYAPEKYEAHYGKWVESEVK
- the rpsM gene encoding 30S ribosomal protein S13, translated to MARIAGVNIPNHQHTVIGLTAIFGIGTTRARKICETTGVAIDKKVKDLTDGDLEKLRDEVGKFITEGDLRREVTMSIKRLMDLGCYRGVRHRKGLPVRGQRTKTNARTRKGPRKSGVQLKK
- the infA gene encoding translation initiation factor IF-1; translated protein: MSKDDVIQMAGEIIENLPNAMFRVKLENGHVVLGHISGKMRMHYIRILPGDKVTVEMTPYDLTRARIIFRAK